A single genomic interval of Tsukamurella paurometabola harbors:
- a CDS encoding type I restriction-modification system subunit M: MITGELKNKIDRVWDAFWSGGISNPLEVIEQITFLLFIRRLDELQEQKERKAQILGDGVTDPIFMPDQEQLRWSRFKNLAPSEMYDVVSKEVFPFLQGIGGDGSTYSEHMKDARFTIPTPALLAKVVDMLGDIPMEKRDTNGDLYEYMLSKLSTSGTNGQFRTPRHIIQLMVDLMAPKPGDEICDPACGTAGFLVAASEYIREQHPQAMSNTEQRNHFHRSMFHGYDFDSTMLRIGSMNMLLHGVDQPDIRYRDSLSESVSGDAEKYTLILANPPFAGSLDYESTSKDLQRMVKTKKTELLFLALFLKLLKPGGRAAVIVPDGVLFGSTKAHKDLRKSLVEDQKLDGVVKLPSGVFKPYAGVSTAILLFTKTDSGGTDDVWFYDVTADGFSLDDKRNPVDTNDLPDVRDRWAERDGAERDRARTDKSFTVPKGEIVAQGYDLSINRYKEIEYEEIEHRPPLEIIAEIERLESEIATGTAALKAMLS; this comes from the coding sequence GTGATCACCGGTGAGCTGAAGAACAAGATCGACCGCGTCTGGGACGCCTTCTGGTCCGGAGGGATCAGCAATCCGCTCGAGGTCATCGAGCAGATCACGTTCCTGCTGTTCATCCGCCGCCTGGACGAGCTCCAGGAGCAGAAGGAGCGGAAGGCGCAGATCCTGGGCGATGGGGTCACCGACCCGATTTTCATGCCCGACCAGGAGCAGCTGCGGTGGTCGCGGTTCAAGAACCTCGCGCCGTCGGAGATGTACGACGTCGTGAGCAAGGAGGTGTTCCCGTTCCTGCAGGGGATCGGGGGAGACGGGTCCACGTACTCCGAGCACATGAAGGACGCCCGCTTCACGATTCCGACGCCGGCGCTGCTGGCGAAGGTCGTGGACATGCTGGGCGACATCCCGATGGAGAAGCGCGACACCAACGGCGACCTGTACGAGTACATGCTCTCGAAGCTGTCCACGTCGGGCACGAACGGCCAGTTCCGCACGCCACGGCACATCATTCAATTGATGGTGGACCTGATGGCGCCGAAGCCCGGCGACGAGATCTGCGACCCCGCCTGTGGCACGGCCGGCTTCCTCGTGGCGGCCAGCGAGTACATCCGTGAGCAGCACCCGCAGGCAATGTCGAATACCGAGCAGCGCAATCACTTCCACCGCTCGATGTTCCACGGGTACGACTTCGACAGCACCATGCTCCGCATCGGCTCGATGAACATGCTGCTCCACGGCGTGGATCAGCCGGACATCCGCTACCGCGATTCCCTGTCCGAAAGCGTCAGCGGCGATGCGGAGAAGTACACCCTGATCCTCGCCAACCCTCCGTTCGCAGGGTCGCTCGACTACGAGTCGACGTCCAAGGACCTGCAGCGGATGGTCAAGACGAAGAAGACGGAACTCCTGTTCCTCGCCCTCTTCCTCAAGCTGCTCAAGCCGGGTGGCCGGGCTGCAGTCATCGTGCCCGACGGTGTTCTCTTCGGCAGTACCAAGGCACATAAAGACCTGCGAAAGTCGCTTGTCGAGGACCAGAAGCTCGATGGTGTCGTCAAGCTCCCGTCCGGTGTCTTCAAGCCCTACGCGGGTGTGTCGACGGCGATCCTGCTGTTCACCAAGACCGACTCCGGCGGCACTGATGACGTGTGGTTCTACGACGTCACCGCTGATGGGTTCTCCCTCGACGACAAGCGCAACCCCGTGGACACCAATGATCTTCCTGACGTTCGTGACCGCTGGGCGGAGCGCGACGGTGCCGAGCGTGACCGGGCTCGCACGGACAAGTCCTTCACCGTTCCTAAGGGCGAGATTGTGGCGCAGGGATACGACCTCTCGATCAACCGCTACAAGGAGATCGAGTACGAGGAGATCGAGCACCGCCCACCTCTAGAGATCATCGCCGAGATTGAGAGGCTCGAATCCGAAATTGCAACCGGAACTGCAGCTCTGAAAGCGATGTTGTCATGA
- a CDS encoding Uma2 family endonuclease, translated as MTAATRTRLLSLEGWRALGEDTESRAELQEGVLFVSPRPSSKHSLALSRLWSILDAAAPNVYAVREEVDVVIDPRTLATVRVPDVVVLREGAVEPYAAADVLLAVEVLSPGTRRVDLVMKRSEYADAGIPRYWIIDLESSSLESLVLTETGYESTTTGGPFSATEPFEVTVDLDRLT; from the coding sequence ATGACCGCTGCGACCCGAACGCGCCTGCTCTCCCTGGAGGGTTGGCGTGCCTTGGGGGAGGACACGGAGTCGCGGGCGGAGCTTCAGGAGGGGGTCCTGTTCGTATCGCCACGGCCGAGTTCGAAGCATTCGCTGGCTCTGTCTCGATTGTGGTCGATCCTCGATGCCGCCGCTCCCAACGTGTACGCGGTGCGCGAGGAGGTCGATGTGGTGATCGACCCACGGACCCTGGCCACGGTTCGCGTACCGGACGTCGTGGTCCTTCGCGAGGGCGCAGTGGAGCCGTACGCGGCGGCCGACGTGCTGCTCGCGGTCGAGGTGCTGTCACCGGGTACCCGTCGCGTCGACCTCGTGATGAAGCGCAGCGAGTACGCCGACGCCGGCATTCCGCGCTACTGGATCATCGACCTCGAATCGTCCAGTCTCGAGTCGCTGGTGCTTACCGAGACCGGCTACGAATCCACGACGACGGGCGGCCCGTTCAGTGCTACCGAGCCGTTCGAGGTCACCGTCGACCTGGATCGCCTGACGTAG
- a CDS encoding restriction endonuclease: protein MVMPTWDEFMAPVLRALQSGETVKRRDLEERVVAAEGLSEDELAEALPSGQLRYRNRIGWATSYLGRADAISRPARGQYAITDAGRRLLADHPNGISEKALRAFVGDPDASYTWKALQGMEARATAITSDPEPVTGLDPEEQIADGIGRINATVADELLTRLHDNSPTFFEQTVINLLVAMGYGGAGGKATVTRTSNDGGIDGIIDQDALGLSRVYVQAKRYAPDNSVGRPELQAFVGALSGKADGGVFITTGRFSKGAAEYAEVVPTRIILIDGARLAGLMIRYGVGVQVKQTLQIVEVDEDFFE from the coding sequence ATGGTGATGCCCACGTGGGACGAGTTCATGGCGCCGGTGCTGCGGGCGCTGCAGTCGGGCGAGACTGTGAAGCGCCGCGACTTGGAAGAGCGAGTGGTCGCGGCGGAGGGGCTGTCGGAGGACGAGCTGGCCGAGGCGCTGCCATCTGGCCAGCTGAGGTACCGCAATCGGATCGGCTGGGCCACTTCGTACCTCGGGCGGGCCGACGCGATCAGTCGTCCGGCGAGGGGGCAGTACGCGATCACGGATGCCGGGCGGCGGCTCCTCGCTGATCATCCGAACGGCATCAGTGAGAAGGCGCTGCGCGCTTTCGTCGGCGATCCCGATGCGTCGTATACCTGGAAGGCACTGCAGGGGATGGAGGCTCGGGCAACGGCGATCACGTCGGATCCTGAGCCCGTTACGGGGCTCGACCCCGAGGAGCAGATCGCCGACGGGATCGGGCGGATCAACGCCACCGTCGCCGATGAACTCCTGACCAGACTGCACGACAACAGCCCGACATTCTTCGAGCAGACGGTGATCAACCTGCTCGTCGCGATGGGGTACGGCGGCGCGGGCGGCAAGGCCACGGTCACCCGTACCTCCAACGATGGCGGGATCGACGGGATCATCGATCAGGATGCCCTCGGGCTGAGTCGCGTCTACGTCCAAGCCAAGCGGTACGCGCCGGACAACTCCGTCGGGCGGCCGGAGCTGCAGGCGTTCGTGGGTGCCCTCAGCGGTAAGGCCGACGGCGGCGTGTTCATCACCACCGGCAGGTTCTCGAAGGGCGCGGCCGAATACGCTGAAGTCGTTCCCACTCGCATCATCCTCATCGACGGCGCGCGACTCGCCGGACTCATGATCCGCTACGGCGTGGGCGTGCAGGTCAAACAGACACTGCAGATCGTCGAAGTCGACGAAGACTTCTTCGAGTAG
- a CDS encoding DEAD/DEAH box helicase family protein, whose product MGNFDFVRTALPSVFGDCARAESYLVSDPRSACFYSRRAVEHLVHYLYDVNRIPTPYKDDLAARVGDAKFKAVVPQGIIQKLTLIRKVGNAAVHENRAVRPDHAIASLRELFHVVVWATFNQSSHPELAPTKAQFDPALAAQAAPLSRAEVAKLAEKFAQQDAVLAREREEKAGLQQELEELRAQVAAVQAAKQSTDDHDYDEAQTRDEFIDLLLEEAAWTIGTATGPGRVTTEVEVTGMPSPSGKGYVDYVLWGADGRPVGLVEAKRTNKSPDVGQQQAKLYADCLEARFGQRPVIFYSNGYEHWVWDDAGGYPPRPVQGFYTPDELGLMVQRRTTRKPLSTVTIDNHIAGRYYQTRAIKAVDGAFEQKNRQALLVMATGSGKTRTVIALVDQLMRANWVRRVLFLADRTALVRQAVNAFKANLPDATTVNLVTEKATDGRVYASTYPTMMNLINSVDDAGRRFGPGHFDLIVIDEAHRSVYAKYGAIFEYFDGLLVGLTATPKDEVDHNTYRLFHLEDGVPTDAYDLEDAIEDGYLVRGKNVPVGTKFMQQGIRYADLSDAEKEQWDSLDWGDDEIPDEVGAEELNRFLFNEDTVDKVLASLMTDGLKVAGGDRLGKTIIFAKNQAHAEYIQQRFDLQWPHYAGHFARVITHGSQYSESLIDDFTVADKAPHIAISVDMLDTGIDVPEIVNLVFFKTVRSKTKYMQMMGRGTRLCPDLFGPGQDKTEFLVFDFCGNDEYFGAGLPGSEGSKQKSLSQRLFEARLELVVQLKDAEPALRSSTVDTLNQYVAGMTTNNFLVRPHRKAVERYSERAAWEELPPEAQEAILTLAGLPSSVADADEKAKRFDLLVLRAQLASLEGDTATAERVRRAVQDIASSLLEKANIPAVQAQIELIEAVNEDEWWVDVTLPMLEAARIKLRSLAQLVDAVTRNRVYTDFEDELITRVATHLASSTPGINPERFKAKSSAYLLQHEDNVALQRLKRNRQLTPSDIEALEAMLVSAGASDVDIAWAREQAGGLGLFVRSLVGLDRAAAVEAFGKYLDESSHTVDQVRFVNMIIDELSTNGFVDPTRLWEDPYTDTAPGPDHVFPGDQVGEIVTILKQIKGTAAPEADAS is encoded by the coding sequence ATGGGGAACTTCGACTTCGTACGCACTGCGCTGCCCTCGGTGTTCGGCGACTGTGCGCGGGCCGAGTCGTACCTGGTCTCGGATCCGCGGTCGGCGTGCTTCTACAGCCGTCGCGCCGTCGAGCACCTCGTGCACTACCTCTACGACGTGAACAGGATCCCCACGCCGTACAAGGACGACCTTGCGGCGCGCGTCGGCGACGCCAAGTTCAAAGCCGTCGTGCCTCAAGGGATCATCCAGAAGCTGACTCTCATCCGCAAGGTCGGCAACGCGGCCGTTCACGAGAACCGCGCCGTGCGGCCGGATCACGCGATCGCGTCGTTGCGCGAGCTGTTCCACGTCGTCGTCTGGGCGACCTTCAACCAGTCGAGCCACCCCGAGCTGGCCCCTACGAAGGCGCAGTTCGATCCCGCCCTCGCCGCTCAGGCAGCACCGTTGTCGCGCGCGGAGGTCGCGAAGCTCGCCGAGAAGTTCGCCCAGCAGGATGCGGTGCTCGCGCGCGAACGCGAGGAGAAGGCGGGACTGCAGCAGGAGCTGGAGGAACTCCGGGCGCAGGTCGCCGCAGTGCAGGCCGCGAAGCAGTCGACCGACGATCACGACTACGACGAGGCGCAGACCCGCGACGAGTTCATCGACCTGCTCCTCGAAGAAGCCGCCTGGACGATCGGCACGGCCACGGGGCCAGGGCGGGTGACTACCGAGGTCGAAGTGACCGGCATGCCCAGCCCGTCCGGCAAGGGCTACGTCGACTACGTGCTCTGGGGAGCGGACGGACGCCCCGTCGGACTCGTCGAAGCGAAGCGGACCAACAAGAGTCCTGACGTCGGCCAGCAGCAGGCCAAGCTCTATGCGGACTGCCTCGAAGCCCGATTCGGGCAACGTCCGGTGATCTTCTACAGCAACGGATACGAGCACTGGGTCTGGGACGATGCCGGTGGGTACCCACCGCGTCCCGTCCAGGGCTTCTACACCCCGGACGAACTGGGGCTGATGGTGCAGCGGCGAACCACCCGAAAACCGCTCAGCACCGTCACGATCGACAACCACATTGCGGGGCGCTACTACCAGACGCGCGCCATCAAGGCCGTCGACGGTGCCTTCGAGCAGAAGAACCGGCAGGCTCTGCTGGTGATGGCGACGGGCTCGGGAAAGACGCGGACTGTCATCGCCCTGGTCGATCAGTTGATGCGCGCGAACTGGGTGCGGCGGGTGCTTTTCCTCGCCGACCGCACGGCACTGGTCCGTCAGGCCGTGAACGCGTTCAAGGCGAACCTTCCGGATGCGACCACCGTGAACCTCGTGACGGAAAAGGCCACAGACGGCCGGGTGTACGCCTCGACCTATCCCACGATGATGAATCTCATCAACAGCGTTGACGACGCCGGCCGGCGGTTCGGACCCGGGCATTTCGATCTCATCGTGATCGACGAGGCGCATCGCTCGGTCTACGCCAAGTACGGCGCGATCTTCGAGTACTTCGACGGCCTGCTCGTGGGGCTGACAGCAACGCCGAAGGATGAGGTGGACCACAACACGTACCGCCTCTTCCACCTGGAGGACGGTGTTCCCACCGACGCGTACGATCTCGAAGATGCCATCGAGGACGGCTACCTCGTCCGGGGCAAGAACGTCCCGGTCGGTACCAAGTTCATGCAGCAGGGGATCCGGTACGCCGACCTTTCGGATGCCGAGAAGGAGCAGTGGGACTCGCTCGACTGGGGTGACGACGAGATTCCTGACGAAGTGGGCGCTGAGGAGCTCAACAGGTTCCTCTTCAACGAGGACACCGTCGACAAGGTGCTCGCCAGCCTGATGACGGACGGCCTCAAAGTGGCCGGCGGGGACCGCTTGGGGAAGACCATCATCTTCGCCAAGAATCAGGCCCACGCCGAGTACATCCAGCAGCGGTTCGATCTGCAATGGCCCCATTACGCAGGACACTTCGCCCGCGTCATCACTCACGGTTCGCAGTACTCCGAGAGTCTCATCGACGACTTCACCGTGGCAGACAAGGCGCCGCACATCGCGATCTCCGTCGACATGCTCGATACCGGGATCGACGTCCCCGAGATCGTCAATCTCGTCTTCTTCAAGACGGTGCGCTCGAAGACCAAGTACATGCAGATGATGGGCCGAGGCACCCGGCTGTGCCCCGACCTGTTCGGGCCCGGCCAGGACAAGACGGAGTTCCTCGTCTTCGACTTCTGTGGGAACGACGAATACTTCGGCGCGGGACTTCCCGGAAGCGAAGGAAGTAAGCAGAAGTCCTTGTCGCAGAGGCTGTTCGAGGCGCGCCTCGAACTTGTTGTGCAGCTCAAGGATGCCGAGCCCGCGTTGAGGTCGTCCACCGTGGACACGTTGAACCAGTACGTGGCCGGGATGACGACGAACAACTTCCTCGTTCGGCCGCACCGGAAGGCGGTAGAGCGTTACAGCGAGCGCGCGGCGTGGGAGGAGCTGCCGCCGGAAGCCCAGGAAGCGATCCTGACCCTCGCCGGTCTGCCGTCCTCCGTCGCTGATGCGGATGAGAAGGCCAAGCGTTTCGACCTCCTTGTTCTCCGCGCGCAGCTCGCATCTCTGGAGGGGGATACGGCTACTGCTGAGCGGGTTCGTCGAGCGGTTCAAGACATTGCTTCATCGTTGTTGGAGAAGGCCAATATCCCTGCGGTACAAGCGCAGATCGAGCTGATCGAGGCGGTCAACGAGGACGAGTGGTGGGTCGACGTGACGCTGCCGATGTTGGAGGCGGCAAGGATCAAGCTGCGTTCGCTGGCGCAGCTGGTCGACGCCGTCACGCGGAACCGCGTGTACACCGACTTCGAGGACGAGCTGATCACCCGGGTCGCGACTCATTTGGCCAGCTCTACTCCCGGCATCAATCCTGAACGGTTCAAGGCGAAATCGTCGGCGTACCTCCTTCAGCACGAGGACAACGTCGCACTTCAGCGCCTGAAGAGGAATCGGCAGCTGACTCCGTCGGACATAGAGGCACTTGAAGCGATGCTCGTGTCAGCGGGCGCCAGCGATGTCGACATCGCGTGGGCGCGTGAACAGGCCGGTGGATTGGGGCTGTTCGTCCGCTCGCTCGTGGGCCTCGACCGGGCCGCCGCCGTCGAGGCCTTCGGGAAGTACTTGGACGAGTCGTCGCACACCGTCGACCAGGTCCGGTTCGTGAACATGATCATCGACGAGTTGTCCACGAACGGTTTCGTGGACCCCACGCGCCTGTGGGAGGACCCCTACACGGACACCGCGCCCGGTCCGGATCACGTGTTCCCGGGGGACCAAGTCGGCGAGATCGTCACCATCCTCAAGCAGATCAAGGGCACCGCGGCTCCGGAGGCAGACGCTTCGTAG
- a CDS encoding long-chain fatty acid--CoA ligase, translating into MPEPILPLLSTMQDEQLSLATLLRHATTWYADAAEVATWTPEKTTRMSFGEMGREAARLANALTALGVVPGDRVGTFQWNNNEHMTAYVAIPAMGSVLHTINIRLFPDQITYIANHAADRVIITDGSLIPQLNAAIGGMTTIEHVIVVDGNKDEVEAPSGVQLHDYRDLLDAQADAYDWPEIDERAAAAACYTSGTTGDPKGVMYSHRSIWLHSTAVCASYGLGMGPNDTVLPIVPMFHAMSWGTPFGALMSGASLILPDRYLQPEPMARLLAEERPTISAAVPAVWIGIVNHLEANPQDISHLRHIACGGSAVPLSLAKALDRHGVQIVQAWGMTETSPLASIAWPPRGVTGEDAWAYRNTQGRFLPGVQGRLVDDLGAVVPADGVTQGEVQVRGPWVTGSYYSPAGTEPVGADKFEGGWLRTGDIGKLTADGYVTLVDRSKDVIKSGGEWISSVELENEVMAHPAVLEAVAIGVPDPKWDERPLVAVVLQPGAEVTIAELREHLAAKFAKWQIPDNWAFLAEVPKTSVGKFDKKVLRARHAAGDLSVVHD; encoded by the coding sequence ATGCCTGAACCGATCCTGCCTCTGTTGTCGACGATGCAAGACGAGCAGCTCTCGCTGGCGACGCTGCTGCGCCACGCCACCACCTGGTACGCCGACGCGGCCGAGGTCGCCACGTGGACACCCGAGAAGACCACCCGGATGAGCTTCGGCGAGATGGGGCGCGAAGCCGCCCGCCTCGCGAACGCGCTCACGGCACTCGGTGTGGTCCCGGGCGACCGGGTGGGCACCTTCCAGTGGAACAACAACGAGCACATGACGGCCTACGTCGCGATCCCCGCGATGGGCAGCGTGCTGCACACCATCAACATCCGGCTGTTCCCGGACCAGATCACCTACATCGCCAATCACGCCGCGGATCGCGTGATCATCACCGACGGCAGCCTGATCCCGCAGCTCAACGCCGCGATTGGCGGGATGACCACGATCGAGCACGTCATCGTCGTGGACGGGAACAAGGACGAGGTCGAGGCGCCGTCCGGTGTGCAGCTGCACGACTACCGCGACCTGCTCGACGCGCAGGCCGACGCGTACGACTGGCCCGAGATCGACGAGCGCGCCGCGGCGGCCGCCTGCTACACCTCCGGCACGACGGGCGACCCCAAGGGCGTCATGTACAGCCACCGCAGCATCTGGCTGCACTCCACCGCGGTCTGCGCGAGCTACGGCCTGGGCATGGGGCCGAACGACACCGTGCTGCCGATCGTGCCGATGTTCCACGCGATGAGCTGGGGCACGCCGTTCGGGGCGCTCATGTCGGGCGCGTCGCTGATCCTGCCGGACCGGTACCTGCAGCCGGAGCCGATGGCCCGCCTGCTCGCGGAGGAGAGGCCCACGATCTCGGCCGCGGTGCCCGCGGTGTGGATCGGCATCGTCAACCACCTGGAGGCGAACCCGCAGGACATCAGCCATCTGCGGCACATCGCGTGCGGCGGATCGGCGGTGCCGCTCAGCCTCGCCAAGGCCCTCGACCGGCACGGCGTGCAGATCGTGCAGGCCTGGGGCATGACGGAGACCTCGCCGCTCGCCAGCATCGCCTGGCCGCCCCGCGGAGTGACGGGCGAGGACGCCTGGGCCTACCGGAACACGCAGGGGCGGTTCCTGCCCGGCGTCCAGGGCCGCCTCGTGGACGATCTCGGTGCCGTGGTCCCGGCCGACGGCGTGACGCAGGGCGAGGTGCAGGTCCGCGGCCCCTGGGTCACCGGCAGCTACTACAGCCCGGCCGGGACGGAGCCCGTCGGGGCCGACAAGTTCGAGGGCGGCTGGCTGCGCACGGGCGACATCGGTAAATTGACGGCCGACGGCTACGTGACGCTCGTCGACCGCTCGAAGGACGTCATCAAGTCGGGCGGCGAGTGGATCAGTTCCGTCGAGCTCGAGAACGAGGTCATGGCGCACCCCGCGGTCCTCGAGGCGGTGGCGATCGGGGTGCCCGATCCGAAGTGGGACGAGCGCCCCCTCGTGGCTGTCGTCCTCCAACCGGGCGCGGAGGTCACCATCGCTGAGCTGCGGGAACACCTCGCTGCGAAGTTCGCGAAGTGGCAGATCCCGGACAATTGGGCGTTCCTCGCCGAGGTGCCGAAGACCTCGGTGGGCAAGTTCGACAAGAAGGTCCTGCGCGCCCGGCACGCGGCCGGCGACCTGTCCGTCGTTCATGATTGA
- a CDS encoding restriction endonuclease subunit S, with protein sequence MSKLGDVLRFAGVPERISSPAEETFVTVKMNCGGAVERPIKVGKIPAPFTGYRVSPGQFIYSRIDARNGAFAVIPDVLDGAVVSKDFPPFDIRRNRIDPAYLQHFFRSGVLQRRIRAASRGATNRQRIGEEEFLEFPIALPKLDEQRRIAAILDRADQLCGASKTAVDLHDESVTQTYRAMFGGLKKRIPIGEFARVASGSTPRRDDPRNFGGGIPWVKTGEVSGIIKSTEEAVSRRGLEAARLEVYPPGSVVIAMYGQGATRGRSAILGIPATTNQACAVILPNDEFDPVFLQAQLSARYDELRGGAEGGNQPNLSGARIKSFEVCLPPIGEQRKFATIVRSIGLSRSQAQERSQLLVELQNALQARAFRGEL encoded by the coding sequence ATGAGTAAGTTGGGAGATGTTCTGCGCTTCGCGGGGGTGCCGGAGCGGATCTCTAGCCCAGCGGAAGAAACGTTCGTTACAGTGAAGATGAATTGTGGTGGTGCGGTAGAGCGGCCAATCAAGGTTGGGAAAATTCCAGCGCCGTTCACCGGATATCGCGTATCGCCCGGTCAGTTCATTTATTCGCGTATTGACGCCCGTAACGGGGCGTTTGCGGTGATACCCGACGTGCTCGACGGTGCGGTCGTCAGCAAGGATTTCCCACCGTTCGATATCCGGCGGAACCGAATTGATCCGGCGTATCTTCAACACTTCTTTCGGTCTGGGGTGCTGCAGAGACGTATTCGCGCGGCAAGCCGAGGTGCCACGAATCGTCAGAGAATTGGCGAGGAAGAGTTTCTCGAATTTCCTATCGCGCTACCGAAGCTCGACGAGCAGCGCCGCATCGCTGCAATCCTCGATCGCGCAGATCAGCTGTGCGGTGCATCCAAGACAGCGGTCGATCTCCACGACGAAAGTGTTACCCAGACTTACCGCGCGATGTTTGGAGGTTTGAAGAAGCGGATCCCAATTGGAGAATTTGCTCGAGTTGCCTCGGGTTCGACGCCTCGCCGTGACGATCCGAGAAACTTCGGAGGCGGTATTCCGTGGGTGAAGACCGGTGAAGTTTCTGGAATAATTAAATCTACGGAAGAAGCAGTTTCTCGCCGGGGGCTTGAAGCGGCGAGGCTTGAGGTGTACCCGCCGGGTTCTGTCGTCATCGCGATGTACGGTCAAGGCGCTACCCGAGGGCGGTCTGCGATTCTCGGAATCCCAGCTACTACGAATCAGGCGTGCGCAGTAATCTTGCCGAACGATGAGTTTGATCCCGTCTTCCTTCAGGCGCAGCTTTCGGCAAGGTATGACGAACTTCGAGGTGGAGCTGAGGGGGGAAACCAACCAAATCTGAGCGGGGCGCGAATTAAGTCGTTCGAAGTTTGCCTTCCCCCGATCGGCGAGCAGCGAAAGTTCGCGACGATCGTCAGGTCGATCGGCCTATCGCGGAGTCAGGCGCAGGAACGGTCACAGCTCCTCGTGGAACTGCAAAATGCTCTCCAGGCACGAGCATTTCGAGGTGAACTCTGA
- a CDS encoding HD domain-containing protein — translation MTIDTIADSIAAAAHAGQTDKAGNDYITHPRRVAARVTPQTSENRAAALLHDVLEDTPVTAEDLAAAGIPDGVIGAVRLLTRRDDVPSEEYYAAIRTDPIALAVKLADIGDNTDPSRLALLDSATQDRLRAKYAAALAALGVPPGA, via the coding sequence ATGACCATCGACACGATCGCCGATTCCATCGCCGCGGCGGCGCACGCCGGGCAGACGGACAAGGCCGGGAACGACTACATCACCCACCCGCGCAGGGTGGCGGCGCGGGTGACGCCGCAGACGTCCGAGAACCGCGCCGCCGCGTTGCTGCACGACGTTCTCGAGGACACGCCGGTGACGGCGGAGGACCTCGCTGCGGCAGGGATTCCCGACGGGGTGATCGGTGCGGTCCGGCTGCTCACGCGCCGCGACGACGTCCCCAGTGAGGAGTACTACGCCGCGATCCGCACCGACCCGATCGCGCTGGCGGTGAAGCTCGCGGACATCGGCGACAACACCGATCCGTCGAGGCTCGCGCTGCTGGATTCGGCGACGCAGGATCGGTTGCGTGCCAAGTACGCCGCCGCGCTCGCGGCACTGGGCGTTCCTCCTGGGGCGTAG
- a CDS encoding intradiol ring-cleavage dioxygenase: MRRIYQGRTLPRQDEKVVDQGLGFDLGTMTNRRRMLSLLGLGTVGLGLAACGANGSTASPAGSATSSTAGTGVALAEIPEETAGPYPGDGSNGPDVLEQAGIIRSDIRSSFGDLRGTAEGVPMSLELTVRDLARDAPFAGAAVYVWQCDREARYSLYTEGATDQNYLRGVQIADGAGVVRFTSVFPACYAGRWPHVHFEVYRDRADITDAAKVIATSQLAFPKDVCETVYATAGYESSIRTLSRVSVTSDNVFGEDGAEHQLATVTGDPSSGYRVVLPVGVDTRTTR; the protein is encoded by the coding sequence ATGCGCCGCATCTACCAGGGACGAACTCTGCCGCGCCAGGACGAGAAGGTGGTCGACCAGGGCCTGGGCTTCGACCTCGGCACGATGACCAACCGGCGCCGGATGCTGTCGCTTCTCGGGCTGGGCACCGTCGGGCTGGGGCTGGCGGCGTGTGGGGCGAACGGGTCCACGGCGTCGCCGGCCGGCTCGGCGACGTCGTCGACGGCCGGTACCGGGGTGGCTCTGGCGGAGATCCCCGAGGAGACCGCGGGCCCGTACCCGGGCGACGGTTCCAACGGCCCGGACGTGCTCGAGCAGGCCGGCATCATCCGCAGCGACATCCGGTCCAGCTTCGGCGACCTGCGGGGCACCGCCGAGGGCGTCCCCATGTCGCTCGAACTGACGGTGCGCGACCTCGCGCGCGATGCACCGTTCGCCGGCGCGGCGGTGTACGTGTGGCAGTGCGACCGTGAGGCCCGCTACTCGCTGTACACCGAGGGCGCGACCGATCAGAACTACCTGCGCGGCGTCCAGATCGCCGACGGTGCCGGGGTCGTCCGGTTCACCAGCGTCTTCCCCGCCTGCTACGCCGGACGGTGGCCGCACGTCCATTTCGAGGTGTATCGCGATCGCGCCGACATCACCGACGCAGCCAAGGTAATCGCCACCTCGCAGCTCGCGTTCCCGAAGGACGTGTGCGAGACCGTCTACGCCACCGCCGGTTACGAGTCGTCCATCCGGACGCTGAGCCGGGTGTCGGTGACCTCCGACAACGTGTTCGGCGAGGACGGTGCGGAGCACCAATTGGCCACGGTCACCGGCGATCCGAGCTCCGGCTACCGGGTCGTGCTGCCCGTGGGCGTGGACACCCGGACCACTCGGTAG